From a single Gimesia fumaroli genomic region:
- a CDS encoding FAD-dependent oxidoreductase: MTILEDHFLECEILIAGGGMAGCCAAIAAARCGARVILCQDRSVLGGNASSEVRMHIVGANGTGHFDRGEELKTEAREGGIIEELRLENCVRNPQRSASMFDLILYEKCKAEPNLMLLLNTCVTAVNLNGDRIQQAIAERQSTEDRFTINAGIFIDCTGDGRLAAEAGALFMEGREGQTQFQERLAPETADHQRLGSTILMQARRYDRSMPFVAPTWARKFDKEELKLRLYATPGEEEPTHEYGYWWAEWGGTLDTIKENETIRDELLAIVMGIWDHVKNGPPGTSAGDDPFSASHWALDWFGFLPGKRESRRFIGLHVLTEQDLLSSRDFPDAIAYGGWSLDLHPPAGIDAPGEEPCTQHPVPHLYNVPLSACVSANRSNLMFAGRNISATHVAFSSTRVMATCAAIGQGVGTAAAFAVREQSSLTELISNPAVMKQVQQQLLRDDTYLVGITNKDKTDLARTARVTASSEQVGYEAVNVISRQTRSVHGDRGAPSERSFPGGHRWMSDAADRLPATLLLEWETPITLSEIRLIFDTGLHRHLTLSHHDGYTSKMIWGEPQPETVRDYQIEVVSGTDWKTLVSVVGNYQRRRVHRVETQLSVSQLRVMVTATNGVDQVRICEIRVY, encoded by the coding sequence ATGACGATCTTGGAAGACCATTTCCTGGAGTGTGAGATCCTGATCGCAGGGGGCGGCATGGCCGGCTGCTGTGCTGCGATTGCTGCTGCGCGTTGCGGTGCCCGCGTTATTTTGTGCCAGGATCGTTCCGTCTTAGGCGGCAATGCGTCGAGCGAAGTTCGCATGCACATCGTTGGTGCGAACGGGACCGGGCACTTTGATCGTGGTGAAGAACTAAAGACTGAAGCCCGCGAAGGGGGGATCATCGAAGAGTTGCGGCTGGAGAACTGTGTCCGCAATCCGCAACGCTCGGCGTCGATGTTCGATTTGATTCTGTATGAAAAATGTAAAGCCGAACCGAATCTGATGCTGCTGCTGAATACATGTGTGACTGCTGTGAATTTGAACGGTGACCGAATTCAGCAGGCGATCGCCGAGCGACAGAGTACGGAAGATCGTTTCACAATCAATGCGGGAATATTCATTGACTGTACCGGCGATGGACGGCTGGCGGCGGAGGCGGGTGCGCTGTTCATGGAAGGTCGCGAAGGACAGACGCAGTTTCAGGAAAGACTGGCTCCCGAAACAGCAGACCATCAGCGGCTCGGTTCGACGATTCTGATGCAGGCCCGTCGATATGACCGATCGATGCCCTTTGTAGCGCCTACATGGGCGCGGAAATTCGACAAGGAAGAATTGAAGCTGCGGCTCTACGCGACACCCGGCGAAGAAGAGCCGACACACGAGTATGGTTACTGGTGGGCCGAGTGGGGCGGCACGCTGGATACGATTAAAGAGAATGAAACGATTCGCGATGAACTGCTGGCGATTGTGATGGGGATCTGGGATCATGTGAAGAACGGTCCGCCGGGGACATCTGCGGGCGATGATCCGTTTTCTGCATCGCATTGGGCGCTCGACTGGTTCGGTTTTCTCCCCGGTAAACGAGAGAGTCGGCGGTTTATTGGTCTGCACGTTTTGACCGAGCAGGATTTGCTTTCGTCCCGCGATTTTCCCGATGCCATCGCCTACGGCGGCTGGTCGCTCGATTTGCATCCGCCGGCCGGCATCGATGCACCAGGAGAAGAACCGTGTACGCAGCATCCGGTGCCGCACCTGTATAATGTACCTCTCTCTGCCTGTGTTTCTGCGAACCGAAGTAATCTGATGTTTGCCGGACGGAATATTTCTGCGACTCACGTGGCATTTTCTTCGACGCGTGTGATGGCGACCTGTGCGGCGATCGGGCAGGGCGTCGGCACCGCGGCGGCGTTTGCTGTTCGCGAACAGTCGAGTCTGACCGAGTTGATTTCGAATCCCGCTGTGATGAAGCAAGTCCAGCAGCAGTTACTACGCGATGATACCTATCTCGTCGGGATTACAAACAAAGACAAGACTGATCTGGCACGTACCGCACGCGTTACCGCCAGCAGCGAACAAGTAGGTTATGAAGCAGTGAATGTGATATCAAGGCAGACGCGGAGTGTGCACGGCGACCGGGGTGCACCATCGGAGCGGTCTTTTCCCGGCGGTCATCGCTGGATGTCTGACGCGGCAGACAGATTGCCGGCGACACTGTTACTGGAATGGGAGACACCGATTACGTTGAGTGAGATTCGATTGATTTTCGATACGGGCCTGCATCGCCACCTCACGCTCAGTCATCATGATGGATACACATCCAAAATGATCTGGGGAGAACCTCAGCCGGAGACAGTCCGCGATTATCAGATTGAAGTCGTCAGTGGTACTGACTGGAAGACCTTGGTGTCCGTCGTCGGCAATTATCAGAGGCGTCGCGTGCATCGGGTGGAAACACAATTGTCTGTGAGTCAATTACGTGTGATGGTGACGGCGACGAACGGAGTCGATCAGGTACGGATTTGTGAAATTCGGGTGTATTAA
- a CDS encoding alpha/beta hydrolase, producing the protein MISGHSIHKLMFVLALVGLLFDVGLTDAADLESKSLFPRIQAVSFDSAHLKKSKRAVVVLPEHWRSIKPAERRTLVILHGRGRHKLTLIDDKTIRQQLLDSGLFVILPDGDDGWYINSPVRKQDVYESYLEEVLAVVSQQYQLPHNRKRWAIAGWSMGGFGCVNFAERHPEQFAAVSSIIGLLDFPRSGLPKGQSYKVPVERFGSDETVWEEFNPLHRAEKLKRMSVLIITADQAFDRTMNEHFRDRLIKLDQPHQYVELKGGHTFPVVREAIPYVLQFTKRSLGDD; encoded by the coding sequence ATGATTTCAGGTCATTCAATTCACAAACTGATGTTCGTGTTGGCGCTGGTGGGACTGCTGTTTGATGTCGGTCTGACCGACGCGGCAGATCTGGAAAGCAAGAGCCTCTTCCCGCGGATTCAAGCGGTTTCGTTTGACAGCGCTCATTTAAAGAAAAGCAAGCGGGCAGTGGTTGTGTTGCCGGAACATTGGCGATCAATCAAGCCGGCTGAGCGGCGCACGCTGGTGATCTTACACGGTCGTGGGCGGCACAAGTTGACGCTAATTGATGACAAGACGATTCGACAACAGTTGCTGGATTCCGGTCTGTTTGTCATTCTGCCGGACGGCGATGATGGCTGGTACATCAATTCGCCCGTACGCAAACAGGACGTGTATGAATCGTATCTGGAAGAAGTCCTCGCTGTCGTCTCGCAGCAATATCAGTTGCCGCACAATCGGAAACGCTGGGCGATTGCCGGCTGGTCGATGGGCGGATTTGGCTGCGTGAACTTTGCCGAACGTCATCCCGAACAGTTTGCCGCAGTCAGTTCGATCATTGGGCTGCTTGATTTCCCCCGCTCGGGTTTACCGAAAGGGCAGTCGTATAAAGTGCCCGTGGAGCGATTTGGTTCTGATGAAACGGTCTGGGAAGAGTTCAATCCACTTCATCGTGCGGAAAAGCTGAAGCGGATGTCGGTGCTCATCATCACCGCCGACCAAGCCTTTGATCGAACGATGAACGAACATTTTCGTGACCGGTTGATCAAACTCGACCAGCCGCATCAGTATGTTGAGCTCAAAGGGGGGCACACGTTTCCCGTGGTCAGGGAAGCGATTCCGTATGTGCTGCAGTTTACGAAACGGTCTCTGGGAGACGATTGA
- a CDS encoding SGNH/GDSL hydrolase family protein, producing the protein MKKNVPLFLFVVLCSQLSVIAEETPREQNLLQNPDFRLRKTAVAESGRSILCWNTDRFGDVSAGAENEKLKIKPSTKVVAIEPGKRFWQFATLPELRLQAGDVVSLSVNGYQETSGALKARLCLMLVESADGEWSPANFDLSDKRTFAKHGRGELIRAPQLVTSSEKAGQEFVLQLSGLKVDPRFEHQRASDASFRNVVGVLVEFVNDSDKRVWIHSPTLVKGEQAVTETASSRALPDLYRRIPRTMEKLTSGKPVTILTLGSSIDRGSANPRLYFYDEDPASPHFKEPLTDARPRKPDSLKQLLAERMQRPDLQDYVGWSQHYFMYTGRMRRELLRKFNYPVEKILLNVMACDGSSIGESHSGFLEYASLEQSPDPGNNGHPAGKTWQELYPALFENGKKPGPDLVIFGHGHNEHIDRPDEIAAYEGAVRWFQRHYPGVEFVSCMWIRDKGQPNSMTEPMQQLCAHYGIPFVDLGQLLTDLKTTCNQYALAPDGGHPGAASHYLWFKQLEQVFEMPENPQPGIPQRQLPARMNDYAANWEGEMIRFDANSPRIVDGRMMILEEAAFNLWADNKREMMQLMIDGQPAQNAGHGRSSFTRPNPRNSTFVHGRLSRGDRHIIEIPNTSARLSTVDCKVGLNRRFYGVEAKGWRGTSPVKTFKSTWGAPYGEQAFYLKPGEAIEIEVEATDLSIAWLDRTEGGTLVTEVDGKTVWSQPTSEPFTDSQGRKHFIENRRGVTGLPFGKHRIKLQAQEKPVWVLGLFCYDGR; encoded by the coding sequence GTGAAAAAAAACGTTCCCTTGTTTCTGTTTGTTGTTCTCTGTTCTCAGTTGTCTGTAATTGCTGAGGAAACGCCGCGGGAGCAGAATCTGTTGCAGAATCCGGATTTTCGATTGCGGAAAACGGCTGTAGCGGAGTCCGGGCGATCGATTCTCTGCTGGAATACGGATCGCTTTGGTGATGTGAGTGCGGGAGCGGAAAATGAGAAACTGAAAATTAAACCATCGACGAAAGTGGTTGCGATAGAGCCGGGTAAGCGGTTCTGGCAGTTTGCGACGCTACCTGAACTGAGGCTGCAGGCGGGGGATGTGGTGAGTCTGTCGGTCAACGGGTATCAGGAAACTAGTGGGGCACTCAAAGCGCGGCTCTGTCTGATGCTGGTTGAAAGCGCCGACGGTGAGTGGTCGCCAGCAAACTTTGATCTGTCAGACAAACGGACGTTTGCGAAGCATGGGCGAGGCGAATTGATTCGGGCGCCACAGCTGGTAACGTCGTCGGAGAAGGCCGGGCAGGAATTTGTGCTGCAACTATCCGGTCTCAAAGTTGACCCGCGGTTTGAACATCAACGCGCGTCGGATGCGTCCTTTCGCAATGTGGTGGGCGTGCTGGTCGAGTTTGTGAACGATTCTGACAAACGGGTCTGGATTCATTCACCAACACTGGTCAAGGGGGAGCAGGCAGTGACGGAAACGGCTTCCTCGCGTGCACTGCCGGACCTGTATCGACGAATTCCGCGGACGATGGAGAAACTGACCAGCGGAAAGCCGGTAACAATTCTAACACTCGGTTCCAGTATCGATCGCGGCAGTGCGAATCCGCGACTCTATTTTTATGACGAAGACCCCGCCAGCCCGCACTTTAAAGAGCCTTTGACCGACGCCCGGCCACGAAAGCCGGACTCGCTGAAACAACTACTGGCAGAACGCATGCAGCGGCCCGATCTGCAGGATTACGTCGGCTGGTCGCAACATTATTTCATGTATACCGGGCGCATGCGGCGGGAGTTGCTGCGGAAGTTCAATTATCCGGTCGAGAAGATTCTGCTCAACGTAATGGCCTGCGATGGTTCGTCGATTGGCGAATCTCACAGCGGCTTTCTTGAATATGCGTCGCTCGAACAGTCGCCCGATCCCGGCAATAACGGTCATCCCGCCGGCAAGACGTGGCAGGAACTGTATCCAGCATTGTTTGAAAATGGAAAGAAGCCGGGACCGGATCTGGTGATCTTCGGACACGGGCATAACGAGCATATTGACCGTCCTGATGAAATTGCCGCCTATGAAGGAGCCGTTCGCTGGTTTCAGCGACACTATCCCGGCGTGGAATTTGTTTCGTGCATGTGGATTCGTGATAAAGGGCAGCCGAATTCGATGACCGAACCGATGCAGCAACTCTGCGCGCATTACGGAATTCCCTTTGTCGATCTGGGGCAATTGTTGACGGATTTGAAAACAACCTGCAATCAGTACGCGCTGGCGCCCGATGGCGGGCACCCGGGAGCCGCCAGTCATTATCTCTGGTTCAAACAGTTGGAGCAGGTCTTCGAGATGCCTGAGAATCCGCAGCCAGGAATCCCGCAACGACAGTTGCCCGCGCGGATGAATGATTATGCAGCGAACTGGGAAGGAGAAATGATCCGCTTTGATGCTAACAGTCCGCGGATTGTAGACGGACGGATGATGATTCTGGAAGAGGCGGCCTTCAACCTCTGGGCGGATAACAAACGGGAGATGATGCAGTTAATGATCGATGGTCAGCCAGCACAAAATGCGGGACATGGACGGAGCAGTTTCACGCGTCCCAATCCGAGGAATTCGACCTTCGTGCATGGGCGGCTATCGCGCGGAGATCGGCACATCATTGAAATTCCCAACACAAGTGCGCGGCTCTCGACGGTCGATTGTAAAGTGGGATTGAACCGCCGGTTCTATGGCGTGGAGGCGAAAGGCTGGCGTGGGACGTCGCCCGTGAAGACTTTCAAATCGACGTGGGGTGCTCCCTATGGAGAGCAGGCGTTTTACCTGAAGCCGGGTGAAGCGATTGAAATTGAAGTCGAAGCGACCGATTTGTCGATCGCCTGGCTGGATCGAACAGAAGGAGGTACGCTGGTGACTGAAGTCGATGGTAAAACGGTCTGGTCACAACCGACCAGCGAACCGTTTACGGATTCACAGGGACGGAAACATTTCATCGAGAACCGCCGCGGCGTAACGGGATTACCGTTCGGTAAACATCGGATCAAATTGCAGGCACAGGAAAAACCGGTTTGGGTGCTGGGGCTGTTTTGTTATGACGGACGGTAG
- a CDS encoding sigma-70 family RNA polymerase sigma factor → MSNRDLDEEYVALIAGSQPVLRGLLVALIRRAADVDDVLQETNTVLWRKRNEYDWDREFLPWSCRIAQLQALAFFKRVKNDGQAVFDEQTLEQIAAVATRRAVEAKSHAEALAYCMEKLHPEHRQLVESRYCDAMPVNQIASEAGRTADAVSMTLYRIRKTLMECIQKTVAQEARL, encoded by the coding sequence TTGTCGAATCGTGATCTCGATGAAGAGTATGTTGCGTTGATTGCCGGGAGCCAGCCAGTGTTGCGGGGGCTCTTGGTGGCGCTGATTCGTCGGGCTGCGGATGTGGATGATGTGCTGCAGGAAACGAATACCGTTCTGTGGCGGAAGCGGAACGAGTATGACTGGGATCGTGAGTTTCTGCCCTGGTCGTGCCGGATTGCTCAGCTGCAGGCGCTGGCGTTTTTCAAGCGAGTCAAGAACGACGGACAGGCCGTGTTTGACGAACAGACACTGGAACAGATTGCCGCGGTGGCGACCCGGCGGGCGGTGGAAGCGAAATCGCATGCGGAGGCACTCGCCTATTGTATGGAAAAACTACATCCCGAACATCGGCAGTTGGTGGAGAGCCGGTATTGTGATGCGATGCCTGTAAACCAGATCGCATCCGAAGCAGGGAGAACAGCCGACGCGGTTTCGATGACCTTATACCGCATTCGGAAAACGCTCATGGAGTGTATCCAAAAGACAGTGGCCCAGGAGGCACGATTATGA
- a CDS encoding FecR family protein has protein sequence MNPEHEAVRKELAALTSRMLENRLTTDEDARLTEILNTHPELIEEYTNQIHLDSLLTSNLYAAVPEEFSLEALVVSETDEKISINVDVVTTVEPTSRSRLSWLSWIATAVVLLLAGGFFWFNQAEQQKTAEQPNAVVPGYAGMLLDTEDAVWEDRGTEEIPYGTRFPTGESLRLKSGIARIRFESGAGVMLEGPAEIELCSPLNAILHYGTLSAYVPEEALGFTVDTNQIRIVDQGTRFGTVVDASGEAEVHVFEGEVGVKPVSAESQMIASLKASQALRFSKGNVKGAEISVTPAKFADAPTPEQLIAAKSGNYPPQEATGFENSEPMNQVSLIREKSTLPKEIRVGEDFEYPTGSLFQQSGGLGFSHEGWWTDQNFTRLMIPEKQLRWKDLDGGPMIVHARGHHHAYPSLAHRIARKLETPLIDDFYFSMLVQYHGVDEDDFFGLWFDSSMGGMGSSHARVPSIGFKERKFFARFNVKQEAFFEQPVDDETFLLVGHLSKKNSKFFNHLEFWVNPVGDRSETPDAVVKRNKEANLLKSINALGVRIGQYTEVSDSLYLDRLVIGDTFESVTRPAGQN, from the coding sequence ATGAACCCCGAACATGAAGCAGTTCGCAAAGAGCTGGCGGCACTCACCAGCCGCATGCTTGAAAACAGATTGACAACAGACGAAGACGCACGGCTCACGGAGATTCTGAATACTCACCCCGAGTTGATTGAAGAATACACGAATCAGATTCACCTGGATTCCTTGCTGACGTCGAACTTGTATGCCGCGGTGCCGGAAGAATTCAGTCTGGAAGCACTTGTGGTGTCGGAAACAGACGAGAAAATTTCCATCAATGTCGATGTCGTGACGACAGTCGAGCCCACATCACGAAGCCGCTTGAGCTGGTTGTCCTGGATTGCGACTGCCGTGGTGCTGCTACTGGCGGGGGGATTTTTCTGGTTCAATCAGGCCGAGCAACAGAAAACAGCAGAGCAGCCAAATGCAGTTGTGCCCGGCTATGCAGGAATGCTACTCGATACGGAAGATGCGGTCTGGGAAGACCGGGGCACAGAAGAGATTCCGTACGGCACCAGATTTCCCACGGGGGAATCCCTGCGGTTGAAGTCGGGCATCGCACGGATTCGGTTTGAAAGTGGTGCCGGCGTCATGCTGGAAGGACCGGCGGAGATTGAACTTTGTTCGCCACTGAATGCTATTTTGCATTATGGTACGCTGTCCGCCTATGTGCCGGAAGAAGCACTGGGCTTTACTGTGGATACGAATCAAATTCGGATCGTGGATCAGGGAACCCGCTTCGGTACGGTTGTGGATGCATCGGGCGAAGCGGAAGTGCATGTGTTTGAAGGCGAAGTCGGCGTGAAGCCGGTATCTGCGGAAAGTCAAATGATTGCCAGTTTGAAAGCGAGCCAGGCACTCCGGTTTTCCAAAGGGAATGTCAAGGGGGCCGAAATCAGCGTAACGCCGGCGAAGTTCGCCGATGCACCAACGCCAGAGCAGCTCATTGCAGCAAAGTCAGGAAACTATCCACCTCAGGAAGCAACCGGTTTTGAAAATTCAGAACCGATGAATCAGGTCTCTCTCATCCGAGAAAAATCAACGCTACCGAAGGAGATCCGGGTGGGGGAAGACTTTGAATATCCGACGGGGTCTCTGTTTCAGCAGAGCGGAGGCCTGGGATTCAGCCATGAGGGCTGGTGGACCGATCAGAACTTTACGCGATTGATGATTCCTGAAAAACAACTGCGGTGGAAAGACCTGGATGGCGGTCCGATGATCGTGCATGCCCGCGGGCATCATCATGCTTACCCTTCGCTTGCACATCGAATTGCCCGCAAACTGGAAACGCCACTCATCGATGATTTCTACTTCAGCATGCTGGTTCAATATCATGGCGTGGACGAAGACGATTTCTTTGGTCTCTGGTTCGATAGCTCGATGGGCGGCATGGGGTCCAGCCATGCCCGGGTTCCGAGTATCGGATTTAAAGAACGAAAATTCTTTGCCCGCTTCAACGTGAAACAGGAAGCCTTTTTTGAGCAACCTGTGGACGATGAAACGTTTCTGCTGGTGGGGCATCTTTCCAAAAAGAACTCGAAATTCTTTAATCACCTGGAATTCTGGGTCAATCCGGTGGGAGATCGCAGTGAGACTCCCGATGCGGTTGTCAAACGGAATAAAGAGGCCAACCTGCTGAAATCGATCAACGCACTGGGAGTGCGGATCGGTCAGTACACCGAAGTCAGCGATTCGCTTTATCTGGATCGTCTGGTGATTGGTGATACTTTTGAATCGGTGACCCGACCCGCCGGGCAGAACTGA
- a CDS encoding PSD1 and planctomycete cytochrome C domain-containing protein — MHRALTSDLFSWRVILTLLVCGLLFGSQQTFAEESPRLAHGLVNRQIDTLKKNQPGFGWKGGWVLSQRQPALFVDAKHKTSNEKHNAIAHEALIQGSVQRNNPLRRELKQTYQDQELFLRFRFRYAADAKQRDEGEFFVFWLDRYEGTDNAVHANHTPNIGVHVASSGPNKGKVVFMVRIGSQKTAWSSVELQRDRDYLIVGRLSKPEKSLRAGFTKFELWVDPKPGDLERPVATTVNPQSVNGVSWVGFATGYKTELDDRIYVSDLVLSRTWSDVLDLSPEQIPKMATKQQTAWAEPVHFEKEIYPLLKAKCFSCHAGANPDSGYRLDVYEELLGFSTGEELIVPGNSEQSKLVELVSTQVAEERMPPVDAGTALMEQEIAKLRAWIDQGAKWDYKLLPTPKTESDHWAFQTIKRPGVPKVDGSKPVRTPVDAFIARAWQKAGIKPAPAADKATLIRRLSLDLTGLPPSADEIEAFVHNTDPRAYEKLVERLLASKHYGERWARFWLDLTRWAESHGYQHDLPRPYAWRYRDYVIESFNADKPFDQFIREQLAGDELKPYADEHVIATGFLASARISGNQMDKAAQRNDVLVDIVNVTSGALLGLTLECAQCHNHKFDPLTQRDYYRLQGFFVNGQLGNLSLKGDGLPNPTEMKTWMPKGTFDFYQREAKKLINRKRFAHTKQPHTWGYYSPLTGQKQIERLPVVNRDPIPYSAERLKQTKSVILIRGDVHKQGPEVGKGWPAVLGATTVDSEKLSRTALADWLTGRKNPLVSRVWVNRLWQYHFGRGLVSTPSDFGVQGEPPSHPELLDWLATELMERGWSTKHIHRQIVLSSTYRQARSFNEANLKQDPENRLLWSWPRRRLEAEAIRDSILCATGELKRELGGPSVPQEREEANLRRTIYLFQRRSEMPSVMAMFDAPDSIASCSRRQVSTVALQPLFMLNSQFMDRRAQVLAKNIVAETDDDHGQQVVQAFVRVLGRQPTAQEQKRSLTFFQSDSSAESDERRLSMLCHALLNLNEFIYIP; from the coding sequence ATGCATCGTGCTCTGACATCTGATTTATTTTCCTGGCGAGTAATATTGACGTTGCTGGTTTGCGGACTGCTGTTCGGTTCTCAACAGACGTTTGCGGAGGAGTCGCCACGACTCGCACACGGTTTAGTTAATCGGCAGATCGATACGCTGAAGAAGAATCAACCCGGGTTTGGCTGGAAGGGGGGCTGGGTGCTCTCGCAACGGCAGCCGGCGCTGTTTGTTGACGCGAAGCATAAAACATCCAACGAAAAACACAACGCAATCGCCCATGAAGCGTTGATTCAGGGTTCGGTGCAGCGGAACAACCCTCTGCGGCGAGAGCTGAAGCAGACGTACCAGGATCAGGAACTGTTTCTGCGATTCCGCTTCCGTTATGCAGCCGACGCGAAGCAGCGCGATGAGGGGGAGTTCTTCGTGTTCTGGCTGGATCGCTACGAAGGCACTGACAACGCCGTGCATGCGAATCACACTCCCAACATCGGCGTGCATGTGGCGTCCAGTGGTCCCAACAAGGGAAAAGTCGTATTCATGGTGCGGATCGGTTCGCAGAAGACGGCTTGGAGTTCGGTGGAACTCCAACGCGATCGGGATTATCTGATCGTCGGACGCTTATCGAAGCCCGAAAAATCATTACGGGCCGGCTTTACCAAATTCGAATTGTGGGTCGATCCAAAGCCCGGTGATCTGGAACGCCCCGTGGCGACGACCGTGAATCCGCAGAGTGTGAACGGCGTGAGTTGGGTTGGTTTTGCAACGGGCTATAAAACCGAACTTGATGACCGGATCTATGTGAGCGACCTGGTCTTGAGCCGCACGTGGAGTGATGTGCTCGATCTTTCGCCCGAACAGATTCCGAAAATGGCGACGAAACAGCAGACCGCCTGGGCAGAGCCGGTACATTTTGAGAAAGAGATTTATCCGTTGCTCAAAGCGAAGTGTTTCAGTTGTCATGCGGGGGCGAATCCCGATTCGGGCTATCGGCTGGATGTGTATGAGGAACTGCTCGGCTTCAGTACCGGGGAAGAGTTAATTGTACCGGGAAACAGCGAGCAGAGTAAGCTGGTCGAACTGGTCTCAACACAAGTCGCAGAAGAACGGATGCCGCCCGTCGATGCAGGGACGGCGCTCATGGAACAGGAAATCGCCAAGCTGCGTGCCTGGATCGATCAGGGAGCGAAGTGGGATTACAAGTTGCTGCCCACACCGAAAACGGAGTCGGATCACTGGGCCTTCCAAACCATCAAACGACCGGGTGTGCCGAAAGTAGACGGGAGCAAGCCGGTTCGCACGCCCGTCGATGCTTTTATCGCCCGTGCGTGGCAGAAAGCGGGGATCAAGCCTGCTCCCGCAGCCGATAAAGCGACGTTGATTCGCCGGCTTTCGCTGGATTTGACGGGACTGCCGCCGAGCGCGGATGAGATTGAGGCCTTCGTTCATAACACCGATCCGCGGGCCTATGAGAAACTGGTCGAGCGGCTGCTCGCGTCAAAACATTATGGCGAACGCTGGGCGCGTTTCTGGCTGGATCTGACGCGCTGGGCGGAAAGTCACGGCTATCAGCATGACCTGCCGCGACCCTATGCGTGGCGGTATCGGGATTATGTGATTGAGAGTTTTAATGCAGACAAGCCGTTTGATCAGTTCATCAGGGAACAGCTCGCCGGCGATGAACTCAAGCCTTATGCGGACGAGCATGTGATTGCGACCGGTTTTTTAGCGTCGGCCCGCATCAGCGGCAATCAAATGGATAAGGCAGCCCAGCGAAACGACGTGCTCGTTGATATCGTGAATGTCACCAGCGGTGCATTGTTGGGGCTGACGCTGGAATGTGCACAGTGTCACAATCATAAATTCGATCCCTTAACACAGCGGGACTACTATCGACTGCAGGGTTTTTTCGTAAACGGTCAACTGGGCAACCTGTCTCTCAAAGGGGACGGCTTGCCGAATCCGACTGAGATGAAAACCTGGATGCCGAAAGGAACGTTTGATTTTTATCAACGCGAAGCCAAGAAACTGATCAATCGAAAACGCTTTGCCCACACGAAGCAGCCACACACGTGGGGCTATTATTCACCACTCACAGGGCAGAAGCAGATTGAACGGCTGCCGGTGGTGAACCGCGATCCGATTCCCTATTCCGCCGAACGGTTAAAACAGACGAAATCCGTCATTCTGATTCGCGGTGATGTGCATAAACAGGGACCGGAAGTAGGCAAAGGCTGGCCCGCGGTGCTGGGAGCGACGACCGTCGATTCGGAAAAACTTTCGCGGACTGCGCTCGCCGACTGGCTGACCGGTCGCAAGAATCCGCTGGTATCGCGGGTCTGGGTGAATCGGCTCTGGCAGTATCATTTCGGACGAGGCCTGGTTTCCACGCCCAGCGATTTCGGCGTGCAGGGGGAACCGCCGTCGCACCCGGAACTGTTGGACTGGCTGGCGACTGAGTTGATGGAACGGGGCTGGAGTACGAAACACATCCATCGACAGATTGTATTGTCATCGACTTATCGTCAGGCACGTTCCTTCAACGAAGCGAATCTGAAACAGGACCCGGAAAACCGGTTGCTCTGGAGTTGGCCGCGACGTCGACTGGAAGCGGAAGCGATTCGAGATTCGATACTGTGTGCAACGGGTGAATTGAAGCGCGAACTGGGCGGACCGAGCGTGCCTCAGGAACGCGAAGAAGCAAATTTGCGGCGGACAATTTATCTGTTTCAGCGCCGGAGCGAGATGCCGTCGGTGATGGCGATGTTCGATGCGCCGGACAGTATCGCCAGTTGTTCGCGGCGGCAGGTTTCGACGGTGGCACTGCAGCCGCTGTTTATGTTGAACAGTCAGTTTATGGACCGTCGGGCGCAGGTGCTGGCGAAAAACATCGTTGCCGAAACAGACGACGATCACGGTCAGCAGGTAGTGCAGGCGTTTGTGCGTGTGCTGGGACGTCAGCCGACAGCGCAGGAACAGAAGCGGTCGCTGACCTTTTTCCAATCAGACAGTTCTGCAGAGTCAGACGAACGTCGGCTTTCGATGTTGTGCCATGCGTTACTCAATTTGAACGAATTTATTTATATCCCTTAA